The Apium graveolens cultivar Ventura chromosome 6, ASM990537v1, whole genome shotgun sequence genome contains a region encoding:
- the LOC141664262 gene encoding BTB/POZ domain-containing protein POB1 — protein sequence MKNSNLDLFDPRSEVMDSDYSSEGVRDGDFGFAFNDSNFSDRTLQIEIIAESPETRSDAEGCQSLADWARNRKRRREDIKKETAVDINVGPEEQIVNCNQPDAEDENEDEEAVAMNEEPNSGDEAADSNDSNWSMECSTVLRVKVLHISSPILAAKSPFFYKLFSNGMRESEQRHVTLRITVSEEAALMELLNFMYSNTLSVTTAPALLDVLMAADKFEVASCMRHCSRLLRNLSMTPESALLYLELPSSVLMAEAVQPLTDAAKQFLAVRYKDMTKFQDEVMSLPLAGIEAIMSSDDLQVASEDAVYDFVLKWSRAQYPKIEERREILGSRLGRLIRFPYMTCRKLKKVLVCNDFDHDLASKVVLEALFFKAEAPHRQRSLAAEDSPTTNRRFVERAYKYRPVKVVEFELPRQQCVVYLDLKREECTNLFPSGRVYSQAFHLGGQGFFLSAHCNMDQQSSFHCFGLFLGMQEKGSVTFAVDYEFAARSKPAEEYTSKYKGNYTFTGGKAVGYRNLFGMPWTSFMADDSPYFINGILHLRAELTIRQ from the exons ATGAAGAACTCGAATTTAGATCTGTTCGATCCTCGCTCGGAGGTCATGGATTCCGATTACTCGTCGGAAGGCGTTCGCGACGGCGATTTCGGTTTCGCTTTTAACGATAGTAACTTCTCGGACCGGACTCTTCAGATCGAGATCATCGCTGAGTCGCCGGAGACTCGCTCTGATGCCGAAGGTTGTCAGAGTCTCGCTGATTGGGCTCGAAATCGGAAGCGTCGCCGAGAAGATATTAAAAAGGAGACCG CTGTTGACATCAACGTGGGTCCAGAAGAGCAGATAGTGAATTGCAACCAACCTGATGCGGAGGATGAAAACGAAGACGAAGAAGCTGTTGCAATGAATGAAGAACCAAATTCAG GAGACGAGGCTGCAGATAGTAATGACTCAAATTGGAGCATGGAGTGTTCTACAGTTCTCAGAGTCAAAGTTTTACATATTAGCTCTCCAATTTTGGCAGCCAAAAGTCCATTTTTCTATAAG CTGTTTTCAAATGGAATGAGAGAGTCCGAGCAGCGACATGTAACTTTACGGATCACCGTCTCTG AGGAAGCTGCCCTTATGGAGCTCCTAAATTTTATGTATAGCAACACCTTATCAGTCACTACTGCCCCTGCTTTGCTTGATGTGTTGATGGCTGCTGATAAATTTGAGGTTGCTTCATGCATGAGGCACTGCAGCCGTTTGTTGCGGAATTTGTCCATGACACCTGAGTCCGCATTGCTGTATCTAGAGCTTCCTTCCAGTGTCCTGATGGCTGAGGCTGTTCAGCCATTAACAGATGCTGCTAAGCAGTTTCTGGCCGTACGTTACAAAGACATGACCAA GTTCCAAGATGAAGTCATGAGCTTGCCTCTTGCTGGAATTGAAGCAATCATGTCAAGTGATGATCTCCAAGTGGCATCAGAGGATGCAGTGTATGATTTTGTATTGAAGTGGTCTAGGGCTCAGTACCCAAAAATTGAAGAGCGGCGGGAGATCTTGGGTTCACGTCTTGGCCGCCTCATCCGTTTCCCTTACATGACTTGTCGCAAGCTTAAAAAGGTGTTAGTTTGCAATGACTTTGATCATGACCTAGCTTCTAAGGTTGTGCTTGAGGCACTCTTCTTTAAAGCTGAGGCCCCACACCGGCAACGTAGCCTAGCTGCAGAGGATTCTCCTACAACAAACCGCCGTTTTGTGGAGAGAGCCTACAAGTATCGGCCTGTCAAAGTGGTTGAGTTTGAACTTCCGAGACAGCAGTGTGTGGTTTACTTGGATCTGAAGCGTGAGGAATGTACTAATCTATTTCCATCTGGGAGAGTATATTCACAGGCATTCCACTTAGGAGGACAAGGTTTCTTTCTTTCTGCACATTGCAACATGGATCAGCAGAGCTCTTTTCATTGTTTTGGCTTGTTCTTGGGAATGCAAGAAAAAGGATCCGTCACTTTTGCAGTTGACTATGAATTTGCAGCAAGGTCAAAGCCAGCAGAAGAGTATACAAGTAAATACAAAGGCAATTACACTTTCACCGGGGGCAAGGCAGTGGGTTACCGTAACTTGTTTGGCATGCCATGGACGTCATTCATGGCTGATGACAGTCCTTACTTTATCAATGGCATACTTCATCTAAGAGCTGAGCTTACGATACGACAGTGA